One window of Amaranthus tricolor cultivar Red isolate AtriRed21 chromosome 13, ASM2621246v1, whole genome shotgun sequence genomic DNA carries:
- the LOC130798087 gene encoding S-type anion channel SLAH2-like, which yields MEMGEMSSSSKQIIEELPPLLTVISSKEIHGFDTIDAFPSSETEVTNDNASNEHERIEPVSTKSIQSPIASQSQTPKKVYFNDDAKVVPHGSPSFESTIDTKFYSQPMTRAATYVEGSAYGPYTSKYSGPQAQNPRIERLKDTRFNSFKTWSGKLERQLTQLRGNPVEPKPSSRPQDKIQGEALPVHRYFDALDGPELDTLRPSEELMLPNDKSWPFLLRFPIASFGICLGVSSQAILWKTLANSSSTTFLKVSPWVNFVLWIISVALVVVVTLIYSLKLLFYSEAVRREYYHPIRVNFFFAPFISLLFLALGCPPLVTKDLPPALWYVLMLPILCLELKIYGQWMSGGQRRLSKVASPVNYLAVVGNFVGALLGASMGLKEGPIFFFAVGLAHYLVLFVTLYQRLPTNNTLPKELHPVFFLFIAAPSVASMAWARIEGSFSYVSRVAYFIALFLLCSLVVRINFFRGFKFSISWWAYTFPMTAIAIATIRYSNEVTNWMTKALSIVLTVLSILIVAALLVSTLLHAFVFRNLFPNDIAIAISDRPPKARTRWFRHFRHGSAENSEIERYLKFVNCEGHDLESSDGPSITNEKAKSESV from the exons ATGGAGATGGGTGAGATGTCAAGTTCATCAAAGCAGATTATTGAAGAGCTTCCACCTTTGTTAACTGTCATATCATCTAAGGAAATACATGGATTTGATACTATTGATGCCTTCCCAAGTTCA GAAACTGAAGTTACAAATGACAATGCTTCAAATGAGCATGAAAGAATTGAGCCTGTTTCAACAAAAAGCATACAATCTCCTATTGCAAGTCAATCACAAACTCCAAAAAAGGTTTATTTTAATGATGATGCCAAAGTTGTTCCACATGGTTCTCCATCCTTTGAATCTACCATTGATACCAAATTCTATTCCCAACCAATGACTAGAGCTGCAACATATGTTGAGGGTAGTGCCTATGGACCATACACCTCCAAGTATTCAGGGCCACAAGCCCAAAATCCTCGTATAGAGCGACTCAAGGATACAAGGTTCAATTCTTTCAAAACATGGTCGGGAAAACTTGAGAGGCAATTGACACAACTCCGAGGAAACCCAGTTGAGCCTAAGCCAAGTTCTAGGCCTCAGGATAAAATACAAGGCGAGGCTTTGCCAGTGCATCGATATTTCGATGCACTGGATGGGCCAGAATTGGACACTCTTAGG CCATCGGAGGAGTTGATGCTTCCAAACGACAAGTCTTGGCCTTTCCTTCTACGATTTCCTATTGCTTCATTTGGTATATGTCTTGGTGTGAGTAGTCAAGCCATATTGTGGAAAACTCTTGCAAACTCGTCCTCCACAACTTTTCTCAAAGTTAGTCCTTGGGTAAACTTTGTCCTATGGATCATTTCCGTGGCCTTAGTAGTTGTCGTTACTCTCATCTACTCGCTTAAGTTACTCTTCTACTCTGAGGCAGTTAGGCGCGAGTATTATCACCCAATTAGGGTGAATTTCTTCTTTGCTCCGTTCATATCCCTCCTTTTTCTAGCACTTGGTTGCCCACCATTGGTGACTAAAGACCTTCCCCCAGCTCTGTGGTATGTTCTTATGCTTCCAATCCTCTGCCTCGAGCTTAAGATCTATGGCCAATGGATGTCAGGAGGGCAACGTAGACTATCGAAAGTGGCAAGCCCTGTGAACTATTTGGCTGTCGTTGGAAACTTCGTTGGAGCATTACTAGGTGCATCTATGGGGCTTAAGGAAGGTCCAATATTTTTCTTCGCAGTTGGCTTAGCTCACtacttggttttatttgttaCTCTTTACCAACGACTTCCTACAAACAACACGCTTCCTAAAGAACTACACCCAGTGTTTTTCCTCTTCATCGCAGCACCTAGTGTTGCATCGATGGCTTGGGCAAGGATCGAAGGCTCTTTCAGTTATGTCTCTCGGGTTGCTTACTTCATTGCCTTATTCCTATTATGTTCATTG GTCGTTCGGATCAATTTCTTTCGAGGATTCAAATTCTCAATATCATGGTGGGCGTACACTTTCCCTATGACCGCGATAGCCATTGCAACTATTAGATACTCGAACGAAGTCACAAATTGGATGACAAAAGCCTTGTCCATTGTACTAACTGTTCTTTCTATACTCATAGTTGCAGCCTTGCTTGTGTCAACTCTCCTACACGCCTTTGTATTCCGAAATCTGTTCCCTAATGACATAGCAATTGCCATCAGTGACAGGCCACCTAAGGCGCGTACAAGGTGGTTTCGTCACTTTAGACATGGTAGTGCAGAGAATAGTGAAATTGAACGGTACTTGAAGTTTGTTAACTGTGAAGGACACGATTTAGAATCTTCGGATGGGCCTTCGATCACCAATGAGAAGGCTAAGTCTGAGTCGGTTTGA